GGCCAACAGGGCCGCCACCTTGGGCCGGCCCACGTCACTTTCCACAAAAGGCGGCTGGCGGTGGAGGTTGCTGAGGGCGACCTGGTCATGGTCAACCACCCCCACCCTGCCAACGCCAGCGCCCACCAATGCGCGCGCCAAGGGTGCGCCTAGGCCGCCAGCGCCCACCACCAGCACGGCTGCGTTAGCCAGCCGCGCCTGGCCAGCGGCCCCCACATTAGGCAGCAGCACCTGGCGGGAATGGCGCTCCAGTTCAGCAGGGGTGAAGTCAAGCGGCCCCTTGGGTGTGGACTGGCGTTCAGGCAGGGGGAAGGTCTTCCTGAAGGACCGTGATGTTGATGGCGTAGGTCACCTCCCCATCCTCATCATCACGGTAGACGGTGCCGACTGCCTCAGGCCCCACGGCGACTTCGAAACTGCCTTTGCGGGTGGCGTCTGGGCGCACGGTGATGTCCGGGCTGTGCAGGAGGCGGCGCAACGCCCCCTGCAGGCGGGGGATTTCAGAAGCGGAAAGGTCAGCCATGGCAGTTCCTGGAAGTGGTTGCAGGTGGGGCCGCAACAGCCGCCCCTGAAGGCCAGTCCATAAACGATGACGCTACACAGGGCAAAATCTGCTGAGCCACCGCTGGCCAACCTTTGCCCTGGCTGGGGCTTAGGGATTGGCGCAGGGGCTAAGCCAGGGCTCGTCTTTCAGCCGCCGAAGGTGGCCGGGTCAGGCCCTAGGCGCCCAGCGGGGCTGTCCAGCCCAGCCATGGCCGCCATCTGCGCTGCTGAAAGGGTAAAGTTGAAGATGTCGGCGTTTTCCACCATGCGCGCTTTGTGGACCGATTTGGGGATGACAGCGCAGCCACGCTGCAGCAGCCAGCGCAGCACCACCTGGGCTGGCGTGCGGCCTGTGGCCTTGGCGATGTCGACTACGACAGGCAGCCCCAGCGCTTCCCCGCCGCCTAGCGGGCGCCACGCTTCTGGCAGAATGCCGTTTTCCAGGCAGTAATCCACCAACGCGCGCTGCTGGAAGCGGGGGTGGATCTCAATCTGGTTCACCGCTGGCAGGATGCCTGTCTCAGCCTCCAGGCGCGCCAAGTGTGGCGCCAGGAAGTTGGAAACGCCAATGGCGCGCACACGCCCTTCACGCCGCAGTTGGATGAGGGCGCGCCACGTCTCCACGTAGCGGTCCTGACCAGGACATGGCCAATGGATGAGGTAGAGGTCGATCCGGCCTTGGCCAATCAGCTTCTCGCTGGCTTCAAAAGCGCGCAGGGCCTGGTCGTAACCTTGGCAGTTATTCCAAAGCTTGGTGGTGATGAACAGGCTGGGGTTGTGGCGTGCCGCCACGCCAACGCCAGCCTCATTGCCATAGAAGGCGGCCGTGTCCACAGCGCGGTAGCCAACGCTGCTGGCCTCGCGCACCACCTGGGCAGTTTCGAGGGCAGGGGTGCGCCAAACGCCAAGCCCCAGCCAAGGCATCAACGTGCCGCAGCGCAGGCGCACATTGGCCTTTGGGCTGTTGGGGGCGAACGGCCCTTGGTTGAGGAACAGTCCCTTGCCAGCTTTGGCGGCCTTCACAAGGGGGGCGCTTGCTGGTGGGTTGGGTTGTTGGGTGGGTTGCATGGTTATGCTCTCCTCAATCCAGCGGTGGTGGTACCTGGTTCATCCTGGCTGATGTGGCCGTTCACACCACCCTGCCACAGCGTCCACCACCATGCCAGGCACGGCCTCCCTTGGTCTGATCTTGGGCCTGGTTCTGGGATGCCCCAGGCAAAAACTGCGCTGGGGGAGGGTGGCGGTTAAACGCCTGAACGCTTAAAACTGGGGGGAACGTCCCTTAGTGACAGCCCCTTCAGCAGCCAGCCCCTCAGGTGCCCCATGTCAGAAAGCCCCACCGCCACCACCCCAACAGCAACACTGGCGCCGGGACCATTAGACAAGGCCTTTGAGCCAGCACACCATGAAGGCGCGCTCTACCAGCGCTGGATGGCTGAAGGCGCCTTCAAAGCGGACCCAGCCCAGCCAGGCCAGGCCTACAGCATCGTCTTCCCGCCGCCCAACGTCACGGGCACGCTGCACCTGGGGCACGCGCTGACTTTCACACTGCAGGACATCCTCTGCCGTTGGCAGCGCCTTAAAGGCGCCAACGTGCTGTTCCAGCCTGGCACGGACCATGCCGGCATCGCTACCCAGATGGTGGTGGAGCGCATGTTGGATAGGGAGGGCACCTCCCGCACGGCCTTGGGCCGCCCTGGCTTCCTGGAGCGCGTCTGGGCCTGGAAGGAGGAGCATGGCGGCCGCATTGTGGAGCAGCTCAAGCGCCTTGGCACTTCAGCTGATTGGAGCCGCGAGCGCTTCACCATGGATGATGGCCTCTCCCGCGCTGTGCGCCGCGTTTTCGTGCAGCTTTATAAAGAGGGGCTGATTTACCGCGACCGCCGCTTGGTAAACTGGGACCCAGCCTTCCGTTCCGCCATTTCCGACCTGGAGGTGGACAATAAAGAAACCAAGGGCAGCCTGTGGCACGTGCGCTACCCTGTTGAGCGCGATGGCAAGCTGACGGGGGAGTACGTCACCATCGCCACCACAAGGCCAGAGACCATGCTGGCTGACGCCGCCGTGGCCGTCCACCCATCAGACGAACGCTTTGCCCACCTCAAAGGGGCGCATGTGCGCCTGCCGCTGACGGGGCGGCGCGTCCCCCTCATCGAGGATGAGCACTCAGACCCTGAAAAGGGCACAGGCGCTGTCAAAATCACCCCTGCGCATGATTTCAATGATTTTGAGGTCGGCCAGCGCCACAACCTGCCCGCCCCCACCATGCTGGACGAAGGCGCCAACATCTGGCTTGACGAAATCATGGGGGAGGTGGAAGCCATCGCTGGTGTTTCAGACCCGGCCTTCGTCAGCGCCCTGGCCGGCATGGGCCGTGACGATGCCAGAAAGGCCATGGTGGCTGAGCTGGACCGCCTGGGCTTCCTGGCTGCTGTAGAGGACCACACCCTCCAGCAGCCCGTGGCTGAGCGTGGTGGGGCTGTGGTGGAACCGCGCCTGACCATGCAATGGTACTGTGACGCCCCCAAGCTGGCCGGCCCCGCCATCAAAGCTGTGGAGGGTGGCGCCATCGCGTTCGAGCCCAAGCAGTGGGAGAATACCTTCTTCGCCTGGATGCGCGACATCCGCCCCTGGTGCATCAGCCGCCAGCTGTGGTGGGGCCACCGCCTGCCCGTCTGGTACGGCAGCGATGGCCGCACTTACGTGGCTGAGACGGAAGAGGAAGCCCTGGCTGAAGCCCGCGCCCACTCAGGCCCTGACGTGGCGTTGCGCCAGGATGAAGACGTCCTCGACACCTGGTTCAGCTCTGGCCTGTGGCCGTTCAGCACGCTTGGCTGGCCTGACCGCAACGACCCCTTCCTGGAGCGCTACTACCCCACAAGCACTTTGGTGACGGGCTTTGACATTATCTTCTTCTGGGTTTCACGCATGATGATGCTGGGGCTGCACTTCATGGAGGAAGTGCCCTTCAGAAAAGTGGTCATCCATGGTCTGGTCCGTGATGAGAACGGGCAGAAGATGTCCAAGTCCAAGGGCAATGGCATCGACCCCCTCGACCTCATCGCTGAGTATGGCGCTGACGCCACCCGCCTGACCATCTGCGCTGGCACGGGCCCCGGGCGCGACATTAAATTGGGCCGGGGCCTGGTGGAGGAGCGGCGCGCCTTCATCACCAAGCTGTGGAACGCCGCCCGCTTCGCTGAGATGAACCAAGCCATCCCCCGCGAAGGCGCAGCCCCCTTCAACCCCAACGCCGCCCAGGGCACGCTTGCGCGCTGGATCGTGGCAGAGGCCCAGAAGGCAGCCCACGGCGCCAACAACGCGCTTGAGGCCTCCCGCTTTGATGATTACGCGCGCCTCACCAGCCAATTTGTGCGCGATGTGTTCTGCGACTGGTTCCTGGAGTTCGCCAAGGGCGTCTTCAACAGCGATGACGCCGCCAACCAGGCGGAGAAGGCGGAACTGCGTGCAGCCACTGCCTGGGCCTTAGGCGCCATCCTGCGCATGTTGCACCCTGTAATGCCATTTGTGACAGCGACCTTGTGGGACAAAATGGGCTATGGCGCCCTTCAAGGTGACATCACCAAGCAGCGCTGGCCTGAAATGGCCCAGCCAGGCCAGGGGGACCAAAGTCACGAAAGCGAGATCGCTTGGCTGATGGACGTCATTTCAGCTGTGCGTTCCGTGCGCGCTGAAATGAACGTGCCGCCATCACGCAAAGCCCCTCTCCTGCTGCGCGGTGCTGACGCCCCAACCATGGCGCGTGCTCAAAAATGGCAGGAGGTCCTAGGCCGCATGGGCCGCATTGAGGGGGTGGAGAGCGTGGCTGAAGTCCCAGGGGAAGTCTGCGCCCAAGTGGTGTTCGAACAGGGGACGGGATTCATCCCCCTTGGCAGCTTGATTGACATCAACGCAGAAAAGGAACGTCTGGCGCGCGACATCCAGAAAGTGGAAGGGGAGATCACCAAAGTCTCCAAAATGTTGGGCAATGAGAAGTTCCTGGCCCGCGCCAAGCCAGAGGTCGTGGCGGAAAACCGCGCCCGCCTGGCCCAGTTCGAAGCCACGCGCAGCCGCCTCCAGGCTGGCCTCGCCCGCTTGGGGTAAAGGCCCAGCACGTCAAGCTCAGGGCGGTGGATTAGGGGCAAGGGTTGGGTGGCACCGCCTGGTTCATGCCCAGGCCCTGCTGCCCTTGGATGTGTCCCATCCCCTAGGCAACCCCTCCCTCCCAAAGCCCCTTGAACCAACCAGACTTTCAAAAAGGCTCTAACAAAGGACCCTTAAGTTAAGTCTTCGGGCTGTCAGGCGGCGATAAGTGCCGCCCTATGGGACGGCCCGTTAAAGCCGGTGTGAAACTTGTGAAGGCTGCAAAGCCAAACAGCGTGAGACAGCGGCTTGGGATTCCAAGACAGCGCTGCCCGAAGGGCAAACGAAACGTAGTAAACCTTCAGGCCTGCACGGGCAGAAGCCCTAGCCGGGTTCGTACAGCAAGAGTGTGTTTAAGATCCCGCGCTGCCCTATGGGTCACCGCTCCGGCTTTAAGGGTTCAAGAGGGACGTAAGCCCAAACGCAGTAAAGGCGTGGCCAACCGGTTCAAGAAGAACCCCGCATAAGGCCGCAGGCCTGTTGAAGCCCCGGTTTCACGCTGTTTGGCCTGGCGGCCCACATAGCCAGTCCAAGAGTCTCAACCGAAAAGACTGTTTAAATAACCGAGCCAGAGTTGTGTGAGTGAAATTTCACTCTGTGTTCAGAGTAATATATTCCAAACTCCTACCCGCCATCATTATCTTGTTAAATAATCTATAAAAAATATAATAATTAACAGGGAAGTGCATCCAACTAGGACAATGTCACGACATTTCTTGAAATCTATGTATTCGATTTGTTTTTCTTTGAGACGTTTATCTAGGTCAGTTTCAGATTGTTTATTCATTTTTTCCTTACCCCCCAGATGGCCAGGAATTTTCTAAACTACCTGAGTAACAGGAAACACGGCAAGGGAGAGGCGTGTCAAGCACTGCCCTTTCTGAGCTGCCTGTGCGGCAGGGAACTGCCCAACGCCTGGCGTGCTCCTACACGTCAATTTCTGAGCTGCCTGTGCGGCAGAGAACAGAACGTCCATGGCGTCCGCGCAGTAGAGTGTTTTCTGAGCTGCCTGTGCGGCAGAGAACCAGTGGAATAATGTGAAGTTGACGTGGGGAGCTTTCTGAGCTGCCTGTG
The sequence above is drawn from the Formicincola oecophyllae genome and encodes:
- a CDS encoding valine--tRNA ligase, translated to MSESPTATTPTATLAPGPLDKAFEPAHHEGALYQRWMAEGAFKADPAQPGQAYSIVFPPPNVTGTLHLGHALTFTLQDILCRWQRLKGANVLFQPGTDHAGIATQMVVERMLDREGTSRTALGRPGFLERVWAWKEEHGGRIVEQLKRLGTSADWSRERFTMDDGLSRAVRRVFVQLYKEGLIYRDRRLVNWDPAFRSAISDLEVDNKETKGSLWHVRYPVERDGKLTGEYVTIATTRPETMLADAAVAVHPSDERFAHLKGAHVRLPLTGRRVPLIEDEHSDPEKGTGAVKITPAHDFNDFEVGQRHNLPAPTMLDEGANIWLDEIMGEVEAIAGVSDPAFVSALAGMGRDDARKAMVAELDRLGFLAAVEDHTLQQPVAERGGAVVEPRLTMQWYCDAPKLAGPAIKAVEGGAIAFEPKQWENTFFAWMRDIRPWCISRQLWWGHRLPVWYGSDGRTYVAETEEEALAEARAHSGPDVALRQDEDVLDTWFSSGLWPFSTLGWPDRNDPFLERYYPTSTLVTGFDIIFFWVSRMMMLGLHFMEEVPFRKVVIHGLVRDENGQKMSKSKGNGIDPLDLIAEYGADATRLTICAGTGPGRDIKLGRGLVEERRAFITKLWNAARFAEMNQAIPREGAAPFNPNAAQGTLARWIVAEAQKAAHGANNALEASRFDDYARLTSQFVRDVFCDWFLEFAKGVFNSDDAANQAEKAELRAATAWALGAILRMLHPVMPFVTATLWDKMGYGALQGDITKQRWPEMAQPGQGDQSHESEIAWLMDVISAVRSVRAEMNVPPSRKAPLLLRGADAPTMARAQKWQEVLGRMGRIEGVESVAEVPGEVCAQVVFEQGTGFIPLGSLIDINAEKERLARDIQKVEGEITKVSKMLGNEKFLARAKPEVVAENRARLAQFEATRSRLQAGLARLG
- a CDS encoding DUF3126 family protein, which codes for MADLSASEIPRLQGALRRLLHSPDITVRPDATRKGSFEVAVGPEAVGTVYRDDEDGEVTYAINITVLQEDLPPA
- a CDS encoding aldo/keto reductase, which encodes MQPTQQPNPPASAPLVKAAKAGKGLFLNQGPFAPNSPKANVRLRCGTLMPWLGLGVWRTPALETAQVVREASSVGYRAVDTAAFYGNEAGVGVAARHNPSLFITTKLWNNCQGYDQALRAFEASEKLIGQGRIDLYLIHWPCPGQDRYVETWRALIQLRREGRVRAIGVSNFLAPHLARLEAETGILPAVNQIEIHPRFQQRALVDYCLENGILPEAWRPLGGGEALGLPVVVDIAKATGRTPAQVVLRWLLQRGCAVIPKSVHKARMVENADIFNFTLSAAQMAAMAGLDSPAGRLGPDPATFGG